The genomic stretch TGGTTTTGATATTGGGATTTAAATCTTAAGGGGGGCATTTGGTCGAAGCTACTGATCCTCATGTGCAAACTTTATGCTTGGATCCTAAAGAAACAAATGTGCATCAAAGGTTGGAATTCAATATATAAAAAACTTGATTAAGATAGCATCATGTATCATGATCATCATGTTGGGCATATTTGCATTATCTCTATTGCAGTCCAAAACAAAAGTTGCAACGGTCATAAGGTTCAGCCTTTTAATGTCTGGTTTGTTGGTATTGCAATATTTTTATGAACATCAGGACCTGTCTGCCGCATACAATAAGGATGCCACCTTTCCAGTTCAAGTTTTTATGCCACCCTGACATTTACTACTGTTACAGTTGTATTGGTTTTGCCTTGGATTATGCCTATGAAAACTCGTGAAATGTGCTCAAAATGGAATCTCAAACTATGTCAACTTCTTCTCATGTGGAAAGCAAGAGACATCTTCATGGGAACAAATCTACGCTGCCACATATAACAGCCGGTGGTAATTCATTTCCAGCTCACCAATATGCTACATTTTCAGATCAGAGTAACACAAATGATGGACCTTTAGTTTCAAGACAGGATTAATTGAAGAAATACATGAAGTTGGAAACCAAAAAGAAATAGAGGCTTATTTTTGTCTTCAACAAAGCTCGTTATGAAAGTAAAGCACCAAAAGATTCTAGCTGAAAGCTTGTTTTATACAAAAAGTAATGAAAACCAAACATTAATTCAATCTATCCTCAGGGTTACCACACAGTAACAGTACTGAGAGTTTTGCTCAGTAGCCATTCCCAGTCACAACCAAAATGCAACATCACATACATCTTCAGTGGCTTAACCAAATGAAATGATTCATTCACCTTTTTCCATTTAGGTTGAAAGCAATATAATTGCGGACAACTTCCATGGCCAATTGATGAGcatttttgttttgaagcttTGCTAACCCATCCATTGCTTCGTATGTATCTTTATCGGTAAAAAGCTTCAGGTTGTGGCGTGTTGGTGGAACTGCTGGACCCTCCCATTTCTCAATAAATTCTTTAAGCTTCTCAAATCCTAGTCGAACTGTGAAGTCGCCAAATGATTCTTTAGATTGACGCTTTTGCTTCCAATGATAAAACTCCAAAACTTTTTCAAGGTCTTGAAGCTTCACCTTGTCCATGAAACTCCGCGCTATTGATGTTTGGTTACTGCTGCCTCCAAGCCAAATCTGATAGCTATTTGGGCCATCACCAACCAGTCCAAGTTCAGCCATATATGGTCTAGCACAACCATTAGGGCAGCCAGTTATCCTTACAACCACATATTCGTTATACTTCAGACCAACCTTCTCAAACGTGTCACGGATCCGCTTAAGAATATTTGGTATTCCACGTTCAGCTTCAGTAATTGCCAGGGGACATAATGGGAAAGCAGGGCATGTCATAGCCGTTATATTAAGGGGATCTACATATCTAGGTAGCAGCAAACCAGCCTGAGAAAGAATGGTTGTGATGGGACGTTCCCATGCAGCACGAATATCAGTCAATATGATGTTCTGATTTGGAGTTAATCTAACATTCAAATGATACTTCTCAATAACCTCCCTCAATGCCGTTTTCATTTTTCCAGCAATACGACCATTGTCAACATGAAGCCTGCAAAATTAACAAACACAACCAAACCCTGTGAATAACAAACCAAACTGTACAACGGTCATGCTAGATTCAATAATTACACAGATTGAATCAGATGTTGATGCAGACAATGCTAACCTTGAACTGCACTATGTTGAATCGGCATTTGTGGAAACAACATCACCGAAGAAGAAATATTGAGCGGATACTCATAAACAATTGTGTCAAGACAGATAGATATCATGGGTTCAGATTAGTGTTGTTATGGCGGATGATGAGATTGATGTTGCCGGGGATGGTAATGTTTAGCTATAATTGATTCGCGACCCAACGAGTCGTTGTTTGAGGCTGGTGCTGCAAGATAGATTATTGATAGAGTCCAGAAGTTAAGATAAAGTTGCTTTCGAACCAGAAGGTGGAGCGAACTGCAACATGTAATCTTCATCTGAAACCAAAATAAGGGGTAAGCAAGTGCAAGAAATTGACATAACAAGATCAAAGCTAAATGAAAGTGAACGCTTACTGTGACAATTGCAGTACATCCATACATGAATTTTACCATAGCTGCCCCAACACCAGTTGCTCTTATGATCTCTGTCTTGTGTGCTGTCAAGAGCTCAGAGAGGGATGCCAACCTGGAGGCATGGAGGCTGGAACATCTCATGAGAATTTTGGAAAGATTTTTCACCATCATTGTTCAACAAAAAAAAACCAGAGTAAAACACATCGTAGAAGATATGACTGGGAAAGCGAATTTGCACCTACTAGTTTACCTTCCCAGTCTGGCATGCTCTCTCCCTTCCCAGAATGGAAAGCTAGTAGTGATAGTAACATTCCATGTCCTCCAAAACAGCGTGGTGGTTGTAGTTCTGAGATCAACACTGGTGGCTGCAGTATTTCGCAAGTCTCTAAGGCTTACCCATGAAGCACGAAAGCAATTTGCATCTGGAAAAATAACCAACTTGATGACTGTTGATGCTGAGTCACTTCAGCAAATATGCCAATCACTTCGCACTTTGTGACATTAATCATCAGCAGAATGCAGAAGCTGTCTAAAGAAAGGTTGCAACACACAG from Lathyrus oleraceus cultivar Zhongwan6 chromosome 7, CAAS_Psat_ZW6_1.0, whole genome shotgun sequence encodes the following:
- the LOC127103103 gene encoding sulfite reductase [ferredoxin], chloroplastic; the protein is MPQHGGHRVNNIEEGEAEDLIDNVEDVQTSLLVVKGRLLKGGVDPGCKEDCVGCSEADNGCDQLKAGIQRLIDEGCLQFSQAVKGNGAVSTVTIYFKPSEGRGRGTVSAPTTSNTPVTIPAPVTISAPTTIVASGRGRVENSRAVPWRGSGFVRMSPMRTGCESNPKLWDRSVEFRAIVYPPNCKSVRICMAMKVNTPPVLISELQPPRCFGGHGMLLSLLAFHSGKGESMPDWEGKLVGANSLSQSYLLRCVLLWLHVDNGRIAGKMKTALREVIEKYHLNVRLTPNQNIILTDIRAAWERPITTILSQAGLLLPRYVDPLNITAMTCPAFPLCPLAITEAERGIPNILKRIRDTFEKVGLKYNEYVVVRITGCPNGCARPYMAELGLVGDGPNSYQIWLGGSSNQTSIARSFMDKVKLQDLEKVLEFYHWKQKRQSKESFGDFTVRLGFEKLKEFIEKWEGPAVPPTRHNLKLFTDKDTYEAMDGLAKLQNKNAHQLAMEVVRNYIAFNLNGKR